In a single window of the Campylobacter hyointestinalis subsp. lawsonii genome:
- the cybH gene encoding Ni/Fe-hydrogenase, b-type cytochrome subunit → MKNSKKHIADYEFSIGLRLTHWIRAISIVVLSVSGFYLAYVFVSPTITGEPINFMNAKWRAVHQIAGFILIGCFIFKIYLFFFDKQSHIERVSVRDFLSPKICIEQIKYYLFLGKHPHMQGTYNPLQFASYLFFYIVLFVICLTGLILYVNVYHDGLGGLLYTPMRVIEAWMGGLANVRQIHHISMWIIFIFMVVHIYMAVFNAIKGKDGAIDAIISGYKFPKEK, encoded by the coding sequence ATGAAAAATAGTAAAAAACATATCGCTGATTATGAATTTAGCATAGGATTACGCCTTACGCACTGGATTAGGGCTATATCTATTGTGGTTTTGAGCGTGAGCGGATTTTATCTTGCTTATGTCTTTGTAAGTCCTACTATAACAGGTGAGCCTATAAATTTTATGAACGCTAAATGGCGTGCTGTTCATCAAATAGCTGGATTTATACTAATAGGTTGTTTTATCTTTAAAATTTATCTATTTTTCTTTGATAAGCAAAGCCATATAGAAAGAGTGAGTGTAAGGGATTTTCTAAGCCCAAAAATTTGTATAGAGCAGATCAAATACTATCTATTTTTAGGCAAGCACCCGCATATGCAAGGAACCTATAATCCACTACAATTTGCCTCTTATCTATTCTTTTATATTGTGCTTTTTGTGATCTGCTTAACTGGATTGATTTTATATGTCAATGTATATCATGATGGGCTTGGTGGGTTGCTTTATACACCTATGAGAGTTATTGAGGCTTGGATGGGAGGACTTGCTAATGTGCGTCAAATTCACCATATTTCTATGTGGATTATCTTTATTTTTATGGTAGTTCATATCTATATGGCTGTATTTAACGCTATAAAAGGCAAAGATGGTGCTATTGATGCGATAATCAGCGGCTACAAATTCCCAAAAGAGAAGTAG